Proteins co-encoded in one Scatophagus argus isolate fScaArg1 chromosome 11, fScaArg1.pri, whole genome shotgun sequence genomic window:
- the nabp1a gene encoding SOSS complex subunit B2, whose product MATPTTEALFLIKDVKPGSKNLNIVFIVLEIGRVTKTKDGHEVRSCKVADKSGSIAISVWDELGSLIQPGDIIKLTRGYASIWKGCLTLYTGRGGDLQKIGEFCMVYSEVPNFSEPNPELLAQANQQNKSGKPDQNQRGNSPPNQNSGTPAPPGNGAMQPFANNNNNNPPPGAPRDPAYGSMGRPNGRAPGNGAPAVTVAGPPTAAKSSVTISNGRDPRRAKR is encoded by the exons ATGGCAACCCCCACAACCGAGGCCTTGTTTTTGATAAAGGATGTGAAGCCTGGGTCGAAAAACTTGAATATCGTATTCATCGTATTGGAAATAG GACGAGTCACCAAAACGAAAGATGGTCATGAAGTTCGCTCCTGTAAGGTGGCGGACAAGAGCGGAAGCATTGCGATCTCTGTTTGGGACGAACTCGGCAGCCTGATTCAGCCGGGGGACATCATCAAGCTGACCAGAGG CTATGCATCCATATGGAAAGGCTGCCTGACCCTATACACTGGAAGAGGAGGGGATCTGCAGAAGATTGGAGA GTTCTGCATGGTGTATTCAGAAGTGCCCAACTTCAGTGAACCAAATCCAGAGCTGCTAGCCCAGGCCAACCAGCAAAACAAGTCT GGTAAACCTGACCAGAACCAGAGGGGAAACTCTCCACCAAATCAGAATTCAGGTACACCTGCCCCACCAG GTAATGGTGCCATGCAGCCATttgccaacaacaacaacaacaacccacCACCTGGAGCACCACGTGACCCTGCGTATGGGAGCATGGGGCGACCGAACGGTCGGGCACCTGGAAACGGAGCACCTGCGGTTACTGTTGCAGGACCCCCAACTGCTGCAAAGTCTTCAGTAACCATTAGCAATGGCAGGGACCCACGGCGTGCCAAAAGATGA
- the cavin2a gene encoding caveolae-associated protein 2a: MEEEASHTEPSSVSGSTQALQQQQQQPESTTELLIPSFSPSSAPSSPTPTGTLSRLGLKSPTSPTAPAPGSPVDRGQVSAITVVALLDKLVNMLESVQDNQQRMEQRQADLEGAVRVVQGDVTRLSKTHISTSNSVSKLLERSRKVSGHLKEVRERLDKQAVQVKKLEANHSHLLKRNHFKVLIFQEDNEIPSSVFVKDSVKTPQPSQYDAESTLPTPSVAGSIDCSPAQEEGLQTISLSSEDESCLAELPEGEEMLMGEEAVGLGTSRQFERRADKFKRSSLKKVDSLKKAFSRQSIEKKMTQITTKIVPPEKREKIKKSLTPNHPKSPTAKSSSFKVSPMTFNVKKVRDGEVPTQDTSSPGEEAHVEIPPLGSLDGETPLAEVHTEEGVFEEIQEQLSPSTPESLKGELAINGEAPAIECEINGDRCAGLAVPENDEDVGEEEEEEEEEEQEKHKSPVDTTADTQITTATISVEQVS, from the exons ATGGAAGAAGAGGCGTCCCACACCGAGCCCAGCAGCGTCTCTGGCAGCACCCAggccctgcagcagcagcagcagcagccagaaaGCACGACCGAGCTCCTCATTCCGAGCTTCAGCCCGTCTTCCGCGCCGTCCTCCCCGACCCCGACCGGCACCCTCTCCCGGCTGGGCTTGAAAAGCCCCACCAGCCCGACCGCGCCCGCGCCGGGCAGCCCTGTCGACCGCGGCCAGGTGAGCGCCATCACCGTGGTGGCGCTGCTGGACAAGCTGGTCAACATGCTGGAGTCTGTGCAGGACAACCAGCAGCGGATGGAGCAGCGGCAGGCCGACCTTGAGGGCGCCGTGCGGGTCGTGCAGGGGGACGTGACCCGCCTGTCCAAGACGCACATCAGCACCTCCAACAGCGTCAGCAAGCTGCTCGAGCGCTCCCGCAAAGTCAGCGGGCACCTGAAGGAAGTGAGGGAGCGCCTGGACAAACAGGCGGTGCAAGTGAAGAAGCTGGAGGCAAACCACAGCCACCTGCTGAAGAGGAACCACTTTAAAGTGCTCATCTTCCAG GAAGACAATGAGATCCCATCCAGCGTGTTTGTCAAGGACTCCGTCAAGACCCCACAACCAAGCCAGTATGATGCAGAATCCACCTTGCCTACTCCATCTGTTGCAGGTTCTATTGATTGCAGCCCTGCCCAAGAGGAGGGGCTTCAGACCATCAGCCTGTCCTCCGAGGACGAGAGTTGTCTTGCAGAACTCCCAGAAGGGGAAGAGATGCTGATGGGTGAGGAGGCAGTGGGTTTGGGCACTTCCCGCCAATTTGAGAGAAGGGCTGATAAGTTCAAGCGTTCCAGCTTGAAGAAAGTTGATAGCCTCAAGAAAGCCTTCTCGCGCCAGAGCATCGAGAAGAAGATGACCCAGATTACCACCAAGATTGTGCCACCAGAGAAGCGTGAGAAAATCAAGAAGAGCCTCACACCTAACCACCCCAAGAGCCCGACTGCCAAGAGCTCCTCTTTCAAGGTGTCTCCTATGACCTTCAACGTCAAGAAGGTCAGAGACGGTGAGGTTCCCACACAGGATACGAGCTCTCCGGGAGAAGAAGCCCATGTGGAGATTCCTCCTCTGGGAAGCCTAGATGGAGAGACTCCCTTGGCAGAGGTGCATACTGAGGAAGGTGTTTTTGAGGAGATTCAGGAGCAGCTGAGTCCCTCCACCCCAGAGAGCTTGAAGGGAGAGCTGGCGATCAATGGAGAGGCACCAGCTATTGAGTGCGAGATAAATGGTGATCGTTGTGCTGGCCTGGCGGTTCCAGAGAATGATGAAGATGTTGgcgaggaagaagaagaggaagaagaggaagaacaagagaaacacaaaagtcCTGTTGATACAACAGCAGATACCCAGATTACCACAGCTACAATTTCTGTAGAGCAAGTGTCTTaa